The Armatimonadota bacterium genome has a segment encoding these proteins:
- the nuoL gene encoding NADH-quinone oxidoreductase subunit L: MLEHSYWIALLPALSFPINLARKYKEPVPAYIGLALITLSWLWSVALFATTLGQQTAYQHSWEWIPLAAGALKFGFQIDHLTVMMLLVVTTVSAVVQLYSIGYMHGDKRFNIYYAYLGLFSASMLTLVMADNWLLMMVGWELVGLSSYLLIGFWYQKPSAMKAGKKAFIVTRFADLGFLAGVMILWNTFHTFSFVEVRSMLDPGNPGMIWAAGASAMLLFCGAVGKSAQFPLHVWLPDAMEGPTPVSALIHAATMVAAGVYLVGRSFFLFEYGSLHTFQWNLLVTTIGVTPLGFVRFLGVCTLIIAATIALVQNDIKRVLAYSTVSQLGYMVMAIGLGSWVAGLFHLMTHAAFKALLFLGSGSVIHGTGTQDMREMGGLRYKMPWTFWTYMVGFLALAGFPFIFAGFWSKDAILDGAKLLSHQGQGWFLILGSIGAFLTPFYMTRQMYMVFDGKTRNPSLHVHESGKTMLAPLVILAIPAVAAGWLGIPRNNLFKDYLAPRPAVVAGTSEAPELPKYLIGANLTTAGVDPALRAVHAPEEHPEGLLGEITGLNPAVAVPSMLIVLVALALGIIVYKKAVEDSQVKAAAYARTNGLVDAHGHIHEHGNAPDIDPAGFWKEPLRALGPIHTFLLNKWYFDELYVAILWTPCKAISEIAKAFDRYVVDGLVNGVGRVGLMIGDGIRIVDRWVVDGFVNLTGIVPRWIGSKLRLLQTGKVQNYAVALYVGALVLIAVGLLRIPHR; encoded by the coding sequence ATGCTTGAGCACTCATACTGGATTGCACTGCTGCCGGCGCTCTCCTTCCCAATCAATCTGGCGCGCAAATACAAGGAGCCTGTGCCGGCCTATATCGGCCTGGCGCTGATAACGCTTTCGTGGCTTTGGTCCGTGGCGTTGTTCGCGACGACGCTCGGTCAGCAAACGGCATATCAGCATTCATGGGAGTGGATTCCGCTGGCCGCCGGCGCTCTGAAGTTCGGATTCCAGATCGATCACCTGACCGTCATGATGCTCCTCGTGGTTACCACGGTGAGCGCGGTCGTGCAGCTGTACTCCATCGGGTACATGCACGGTGACAAGCGCTTCAACATCTACTACGCCTACCTCGGCCTGTTTTCCGCATCGATGCTCACACTGGTGATGGCGGACAACTGGCTGCTGATGATGGTAGGGTGGGAACTCGTGGGATTGTCCTCGTACCTGCTCATCGGGTTCTGGTACCAGAAGCCATCGGCTATGAAGGCGGGCAAGAAGGCGTTCATCGTCACGAGGTTTGCCGACCTCGGCTTCCTGGCCGGCGTGATGATCCTCTGGAACACCTTTCATACGTTCTCGTTCGTCGAAGTGCGCTCGATGCTGGACCCTGGCAATCCCGGAATGATCTGGGCCGCGGGCGCGTCGGCGATGCTCCTTTTCTGCGGCGCGGTGGGCAAATCGGCCCAGTTCCCGCTGCACGTGTGGCTTCCGGATGCAATGGAAGGCCCCACTCCGGTCTCGGCATTGATCCATGCGGCCACGATGGTGGCGGCCGGCGTCTATCTGGTTGGCCGGTCGTTCTTCCTCTTTGAGTACGGAAGCCTGCACACTTTCCAGTGGAACCTGCTGGTGACCACGATCGGCGTGACCCCCCTGGGCTTTGTCCGCTTCCTCGGAGTCTGTACGCTGATCATAGCGGCGACCATCGCCCTCGTGCAGAATGACATCAAACGCGTTCTGGCATACAGCACCGTGAGCCAGTTGGGCTACATGGTGATGGCGATCGGCCTGGGTTCCTGGGTGGCGGGCCTGTTCCATCTGATGACCCACGCGGCGTTCAAGGCGCTGCTGTTCCTCGGATCCGGTTCTGTGATTCATGGGACGGGCACGCAGGACATGAGGGAGATGGGCGGCCTGCGCTACAAGATGCCGTGGACGTTCTGGACGTACATGGTCGGTTTCCTCGCGCTGGCGGGCTTCCCGTTCATCTTCGCGGGCTTCTGGAGCAAGGACGCTATTCTGGACGGCGCCAAATTGCTGTCGCACCAGGGGCAGGGCTGGTTCCTGATCCTGGGAAGCATCGGCGCGTTCCTCACGCCTTTCTATATGACGCGCCAAATGTATATGGTCTTCGACGGCAAGACGCGTAACCCGAGCCTCCACGTGCACGAGAGCGGGAAGACGATGCTTGCCCCGCTGGTGATACTGGCGATCCCCGCGGTAGCCGCCGGCTGGCTAGGCATACCGAGGAACAACCTTTTCAAAGATTACCTGGCCCCCAGACCCGCCGTGGTGGCGGGAACCAGTGAAGCGCCGGAGCTCCCGAAATACCTGATCGGCGCCAACCTCACCACAGCAGGGGTTGATCCCGCGCTGAGAGCGGTCCACGCGCCGGAAGAGCATCCTGAGGGACTCCTCGGCGAGATAACCGGTCTGAACCCGGCGGTTGCCGTACCGAGCATGCTGATCGTCCTGGTGGCGCTGGCGCTCGGGATCATCGTATACAAGAAGGCAGTAGAGGATTCACAGGTCAAAGCCGCCGCATACGCCAGGACAAACGGCCTGGTAGACGCTCACGGCCACATCCATGAGCACGGCAACGCGCCGGATATCGATCCGGCCGGCTTCTGGAAGGAACCGTTGAGGGCGCTGGGCCCGATCCACACCTTCCTGCTGAACAAGTGGTATTTCGACGAACTGTACGTTGCCATCCTGTGGACGCCGTGCAAGGCCATTTCCGAGATCGCGAAGGCGTTCGACCGTTATGTTGTGGATGGCCTGGTGAACGGTGTCGGGCGTGTTGGTCTGATGATCGGCGACGGTATCCGCATTGTGGACCGG
- the nuoK gene encoding NADH-quinone oxidoreductase subunit NuoK: MISAALFCIGLMGALTRRNAVSVLMCIELMLNAANLNLVAFNRYLGPAANAVPNGQLPILGGHAFAVVVITIAAAEAAIGLAIILTVYKNAHSISVDEINWMKW, encoded by the coding sequence ATGATCAGCGCCGCGCTCTTCTGCATCGGGCTCATGGGTGCGCTGACGCGCAGGAACGCCGTATCCGTTCTGATGTGCATCGAACTGATGTTGAACGCGGCGAACCTGAACCTTGTGGCATTCAACAGATACCTCGGCCCGGCCGCGAACGCCGTGCCGAACGGGCAGCTGCCCATCCTGGGTGGACACGCTTTCGCGGTAGTGGTCATCACCATCGCCGCCGCCGAGGCTGCTATCGGCCTCGCGATCATACTTACTGTCTATAAGAACGCCCACAGCATCAGCGTGGACGAGATCAACTGGATGAAATGGTAG